The Streptomyces sp. NBC_01275 genome has a segment encoding these proteins:
- a CDS encoding DUF2252 domain-containing protein, with the protein MTTPADRARRGRDARRRVPRSAHGGWLAPVDRPDPVAVLERQGRDRLPELLPIRYGRMAASPFAFLRGAAAVMAADLASQPHTGLTVQLCGDAHLLNFGLYASPERALLFDLNDFDETFPGPFEWDVKRLAASVALAARENGHPDPKAYRAALEAVAAYRTAMRRLSGLGELAVWYERFDADRLAPLLRSARHRKRAEASLTRARRRTSLQVLGKLTEVVDGRHRIIQDPPLLEPAGASDAAALRKIFSDYRSTLGEERRLLLDRYRFVDAARKVVGVGSVGTRCFIVLLAGRDADDPLFLQIKEARRSVLEEHLPSGPYVHPGRRVVAGQRLLQAAGDIFLGWMTGPQGRAFYWRQLRDMKGSADVAGMSPADLQAYARLCGTVLARAHARSGDRIAIAGYLGGADTFERAVADFALAYADQSAADHAVLDAAVTAGVVSATPGV; encoded by the coding sequence ATGACCACCCCCGCCGACCGCGCCCGGCGCGGCCGGGACGCCCGCCGACGCGTCCCCCGCTCCGCCCACGGCGGCTGGCTCGCGCCCGTCGACCGGCCCGACCCCGTCGCCGTACTGGAACGCCAGGGGCGGGACCGGCTGCCCGAGCTGCTGCCGATCCGGTACGGGCGGATGGCCGCCTCGCCGTTCGCCTTCCTGCGCGGGGCGGCCGCCGTGATGGCCGCCGACCTGGCGTCGCAGCCGCACACCGGGCTGACCGTGCAGCTGTGCGGCGACGCCCATCTGCTCAACTTCGGGCTGTACGCCTCCCCGGAGCGGGCGCTGCTCTTCGACCTGAACGACTTCGACGAGACGTTCCCCGGGCCCTTCGAATGGGACGTCAAACGGCTCGCCGCCTCCGTCGCCCTGGCCGCCCGCGAGAACGGCCACCCCGACCCCAAGGCGTACCGGGCCGCCCTGGAGGCGGTCGCCGCCTACCGCACCGCCATGCGGCGGCTGTCCGGGCTCGGGGAGCTCGCCGTCTGGTACGAGCGCTTCGACGCCGACCGGCTCGCACCCCTGCTGCGCTCCGCCCGCCACCGCAAGCGGGCCGAGGCGAGCCTCACCCGGGCCCGCCGCCGCACCAGCCTCCAGGTCCTCGGCAAGCTGACGGAGGTCGTCGACGGACGCCACCGCATCATCCAGGACCCACCGCTGCTCGAACCCGCCGGAGCCTCCGACGCCGCCGCCCTGCGCAAGATCTTCAGCGACTACCGCTCCACCCTCGGCGAGGAGCGCCGCCTGCTGCTCGACCGCTACCGCTTCGTCGACGCCGCCCGCAAGGTCGTCGGCGTCGGCAGCGTCGGCACCCGCTGCTTCATCGTGCTGCTCGCCGGGCGCGACGCCGACGACCCGCTGTTCCTGCAGATCAAGGAGGCGCGCAGGTCGGTCCTCGAAGAGCACCTGCCGAGCGGACCGTACGTCCACCCCGGCCGCCGGGTCGTCGCCGGGCAGCGGCTGCTGCAGGCGGCCGGCGACATCTTCCTGGGCTGGATGACCGGTCCGCAGGGCCGCGCCTTCTACTGGCGTCAGCTGCGCGACATGAAGGGCTCCGCCGACGTCGCCGGAATGTCCCCGGCCGACCTCCAGGCGTACGCCCGCCTGTGCGGCACCGTCCTGGCCCGCGCCCACGCCCGCTCCGGCGACCGCATCGCCATCGCCGGCTACCTCGGCGGCGCGGACACCTTCGAACGCGCCGTCGCCGACTTCGCCCTGGCCTACGCCGACCAGAGCGCCGCCGACCACGCGGTCCTGGACGCGGCGGTCACCGCGGGCGTGGTGTCCGCCACGCCCGGCGTCTGA
- a CDS encoding winged helix DNA-binding domain-containing protein, which produces MGDGLRYVGTAERRARLALRHRLAPAARAGTPEEVAEALVALHGSDPASVYLAVGARLADSRATVSETDRALYGDGSDRSHRSDQSDGSDRSDRTLVRMHGMRHTVFVFPASLTAVVHASTSLDVAARERASLVKGMAKAGAPDAAWLKEVEESTLAVLARLGQATAAELAQEEPRLRERFVYAAGKSYEGVHTVSTRLLKVLGVEGKVVRGRPLGSWTSSQFRWALAPEHPELAAADAQAELLRRWLTACGPATEADLKWWTGWRVTDVRRALAAIGARAVSLDEGTGYVVEGDVDPVAGPEEPWAALLPALDPTAMGWQGRDWYLAPESRPALFDRSGNIGPTVWWDGRVVGGWAQRADGEIVWRILDGTGVGREAEAAITAAAERCAAWVGATRVTPRFRTPVERELSS; this is translated from the coding sequence ATGGGTGACGGGCTGCGGTATGTGGGAACGGCGGAGCGGCGGGCCCGGCTGGCCCTGCGGCACCGGCTGGCCCCGGCGGCGCGGGCCGGGACGCCCGAGGAGGTGGCCGAGGCGCTCGTCGCCCTGCACGGCTCGGACCCGGCGTCCGTGTATCTGGCGGTCGGCGCGCGGCTGGCCGACTCCCGGGCGACCGTGTCGGAGACCGACCGGGCGCTGTACGGCGACGGGAGCGACCGGAGCCATAGAAGTGACCAGAGCGACGGAAGTGACCGGAGCGACAGGACGCTGGTCCGGATGCACGGCATGCGGCACACCGTCTTCGTGTTCCCGGCCTCGCTGACCGCGGTCGTACACGCCTCGACGAGCCTTGACGTGGCCGCCCGGGAGCGGGCCTCGCTGGTCAAGGGCATGGCGAAGGCGGGCGCGCCGGACGCGGCCTGGCTGAAGGAGGTCGAGGAGTCGACGCTGGCCGTGCTGGCGCGGCTGGGCCAGGCGACAGCGGCGGAGCTGGCCCAGGAGGAGCCCCGGCTGCGGGAGCGGTTCGTGTACGCGGCCGGGAAGAGCTACGAGGGCGTCCACACCGTCTCGACGCGGCTGCTGAAGGTGCTCGGGGTCGAGGGGAAGGTGGTCCGGGGCCGCCCGCTGGGCTCGTGGACGTCGAGCCAGTTCCGCTGGGCACTCGCCCCCGAGCATCCCGAACTGGCCGCGGCGGACGCCCAGGCGGAGCTGCTGCGCCGCTGGCTGACGGCCTGCGGGCCGGCCACGGAGGCGGACCTGAAGTGGTGGACGGGGTGGCGGGTGACGGACGTCCGGCGGGCGCTGGCTGCGATCGGGGCGCGGGCGGTGTCGCTGGACGAGGGCACGGGGTACGTCGTCGAGGGCGACGTCGATCCCGTGGCCGGCCCCGAGGAGCCGTGGGCGGCTCTGCTGCCGGCCCTCGACCCCACGGCGATGGGGTGGCAGGGCCGGGACTGGTATCTGGCGCCGGAGTCCCGGCCCGCCCTGTTCGACCGGAGCGGGAACATAGGGCCGACGGTGTGGTGGGACGGCCGGGTGGTGGGCGGCTGGGCCCAGCGCGCCGACGGGGAGATCGTCTGGCGGATCCTGGACGGGACAGGCGTGGGGCGGGAGGCGGAGGCGGCGATCACGGCGGCGGCGGAGCGGTGCGCGGCCTGGGTGGGGGCCACGCGGGTGACGCCCAGATTCCGGACGCCGGTGGAGCGGGAGCTGTCGTCCTGA
- a CDS encoding arsenate reductase family protein, whose translation MEIWINPACSKCRSAISLLDAEGADYTVRRYLEDVPSEDEIRDVLDRLGLEPWDITRTQEDVAKELGLKEWARDAGSRGRWVTALAEHPRLIQRPIITADDGTAVVGRTEEAVRDAVTRITSTDSRDA comes from the coding sequence ATGGAGATCTGGATCAACCCCGCCTGTTCCAAGTGCCGCAGCGCGATCAGCCTGCTCGACGCCGAGGGCGCCGACTACACCGTCCGCCGCTATCTGGAGGACGTGCCGAGCGAGGACGAGATCAGGGACGTACTCGACCGCCTCGGCCTGGAGCCCTGGGACATCACCCGCACCCAGGAGGACGTCGCCAAGGAACTCGGCCTCAAGGAGTGGGCGCGGGACGCCGGTTCGCGCGGGCGCTGGGTCACCGCGCTCGCCGAGCACCCGAGGCTCATCCAACGCCCGATCATCACCGCGGACGACGGTACGGCCGTGGTGGGTCGCACGGAGGAGGCCGTACGTGATGCCGTGACGCGCATCACATCCACAGACTCTCGTGACGCCTGA
- the glnII gene encoding glutamine synthetase has product MTFKAEYIWIDGTQPTAKLRSKTKILADDAKGEELGIWGFDGSSTNQAEGHSSDRVLKPVFTCPDPIRGGDDILVLCEVLNIDMTPHESNTRAALTEVAEKFAGQEPIFGIEQEYTFFQDGYPLGFPKGGFPAPQGGYYCGVGADEIFGREVVEAHLENCLAAGLAISGINAEVMPGQWEFQVGPVSPLEVSDHLWVARWLLYRTAEDFGVSATLDPKPVKGDWNGAGAHTNFSTKAMREGYDAIITACESLGEGSKPLDHVKHYGAGIDDRLTGLHETAPWNEYSYGVSNRGASVRIPWQVEKDGKGYIEDRRPNANVDPYLVTRLIVDTCCSALEKAGQV; this is encoded by the coding sequence GTGACCTTCAAGGCTGAGTACATCTGGATCGACGGCACCCAGCCGACGGCCAAGCTCCGTTCCAAGACGAAGATCCTGGCGGACGACGCCAAGGGCGAGGAGCTGGGGATCTGGGGCTTCGACGGGTCCTCCACGAACCAGGCCGAGGGGCACTCCTCGGACCGTGTCCTCAAGCCGGTCTTCACCTGCCCCGACCCGATCCGCGGCGGCGACGACATCCTCGTCCTGTGCGAGGTCCTCAACATCGACATGACGCCGCACGAGTCCAACACGCGTGCCGCGCTCACCGAGGTCGCCGAGAAGTTCGCGGGCCAGGAGCCGATCTTCGGCATCGAGCAGGAGTACACGTTCTTCCAGGACGGCTACCCGCTCGGCTTCCCCAAGGGCGGCTTCCCGGCCCCCCAGGGCGGCTACTACTGCGGTGTCGGCGCCGACGAGATCTTCGGCCGTGAGGTCGTCGAGGCGCACCTGGAGAACTGTCTGGCCGCCGGCCTCGCGATCTCCGGCATCAACGCCGAGGTCATGCCCGGTCAGTGGGAGTTCCAGGTCGGCCCGGTCTCCCCGCTCGAGGTCTCCGACCACCTGTGGGTGGCCCGCTGGCTGCTCTACCGCACCGCCGAGGACTTCGGCGTCTCCGCCACCCTCGACCCCAAGCCGGTCAAGGGCGACTGGAACGGCGCGGGCGCGCACACCAACTTCTCCACCAAGGCGATGCGCGAGGGCTACGACGCGATCATCACCGCGTGCGAGTCGCTCGGCGAGGGCTCCAAGCCCCTCGACCACGTCAAGCACTACGGCGCCGGCATCGACGACCGTCTGACCGGTCTGCACGAGACCGCCCCGTGGAACGAGTACTCCTACGGCGTCTCCAACCGCGGCGCGTCGGTCCGTATCCCGTGGCAGGTCGAGAAGGACGGCAAGGGCTACATCGAGGACCGCCGTCCCAACGCCAACGTGGACCCGTACCTGGTGACCCGCCTGATCGTGGACACCTGCTGCTCCGCGCTGGAGAAGGCCGGCCAGGTCTGA
- a CDS encoding winged helix-turn-helix domain-containing protein, whose product MATTRSLSTAPTRTAPSSPARHRLRAVDRDEVVDVADFLPPGATWLPAPQHTLPTLPGQPPMIGYLVLVPADQQPPFLPVAVPDQPAPVSPAPLSPETGAGRPLVRIDSVQRTAQVDGQELDLTYLEFELLAHLVAYPNRVHTRDQLVTTVWGYGHVGDGRTVDVHIARLRRKLGAQHRQSIQTVRRVGYKFTPPTSR is encoded by the coding sequence ATGGCGACCACTCGTTCTCTCTCCACCGCCCCCACCCGTACCGCCCCGTCTAGCCCGGCCCGGCATCGTCTGCGTGCCGTGGACCGGGACGAGGTGGTCGACGTAGCGGACTTCCTGCCGCCGGGCGCGACCTGGCTGCCCGCTCCCCAGCACACCCTGCCCACGCTGCCGGGTCAGCCGCCGATGATCGGCTACCTGGTGCTCGTCCCGGCCGACCAGCAGCCGCCGTTCCTGCCGGTGGCGGTGCCGGACCAGCCGGCCCCCGTCTCCCCGGCCCCCCTCTCCCCGGAGACGGGCGCCGGCCGGCCGCTCGTGCGGATCGACTCCGTGCAGCGCACCGCCCAGGTGGACGGGCAGGAACTCGACCTCACCTACCTGGAGTTCGAGCTGCTCGCGCATCTCGTCGCGTACCCGAACCGGGTGCACACGCGCGACCAGCTGGTCACCACGGTGTGGGGCTACGGCCATGTGGGCGACGGCCGCACGGTCGACGTCCACATCGCCCGGCTGCGCCGCAAGCTGGGCGCACAGCACCGCCAGTCGATCCAGACGGTGCGCCGCGTCGGCTACAAGTTCACCCCGCCGACCAGCCGCTGA
- a CDS encoding NAD-dependent epimerase/dehydratase family protein yields MRLLVLGGTEFAGRAVVEAALGRGWDVTVLNRGRHGPVPGTRSLTGDRTAPAGLAALAEDRGEWDAVVDTWSAAPRAVHEAARLLRGRARRYVYVSSCSVYDWAPPAGYAEDAPVVQGAEPDAGQTDYARDKRGGELAAVDAFGAQTSVLVRAGLILGPYENVGRLPWWLGRMARGGPVLAPGPRELPLQYVDVRDLAEWILGAVERELSGPYNLLSPQGHATMGELLEACVQVAGPSAELRWTEPEIILDAGVQPWTQLPVWVPPGTDMHDALHSADVSRAVATGLSCRPVGETVADTWAWLRDIGGTAPRRPDRPPLGLDPEVEAKVLATAGNTTGGVSGTTS; encoded by the coding sequence ATGAGACTTCTGGTGCTGGGCGGTACGGAGTTCGCGGGACGGGCCGTCGTCGAGGCGGCCCTCGGGCGCGGCTGGGATGTGACGGTCCTCAACCGGGGGCGGCACGGTCCCGTCCCCGGGACCCGCTCGCTGACCGGCGACCGCACCGCGCCCGCCGGGCTCGCCGCCCTGGCCGAGGACCGGGGCGAGTGGGACGCCGTCGTCGACACCTGGTCGGCGGCGCCCCGCGCGGTGCACGAGGCGGCGCGGCTGCTGCGGGGCCGCGCCCGCCGGTATGTGTACGTGTCGAGCTGCTCGGTGTACGACTGGGCCCCGCCCGCCGGATACGCCGAGGACGCGCCCGTCGTCCAGGGCGCCGAACCGGACGCCGGGCAGACCGACTACGCCCGGGACAAGCGCGGCGGCGAGCTGGCCGCCGTGGACGCCTTCGGCGCGCAGACGTCCGTTCTCGTACGGGCCGGACTGATCCTCGGCCCGTACGAGAACGTCGGCCGACTCCCCTGGTGGCTGGGCCGGATGGCCCGCGGCGGCCCGGTCCTCGCCCCCGGCCCGCGCGAGCTGCCCCTGCAGTACGTCGACGTCCGCGACCTCGCCGAGTGGATCCTCGGGGCCGTGGAGCGGGAGCTGAGCGGGCCGTACAACCTGCTGAGCCCGCAAGGGCACGCGACCATGGGCGAGTTGCTGGAGGCGTGCGTCCAGGTCGCCGGACCGTCCGCCGAACTCCGTTGGACCGAGCCCGAGATCATCCTCGACGCGGGCGTCCAGCCGTGGACGCAGCTGCCCGTGTGGGTGCCCCCGGGCACCGACATGCACGACGCGCTGCACAGCGCCGACGTCTCACGGGCGGTCGCGACCGGGCTGTCCTGCCGTCCGGTCGGGGAGACCGTCGCCGACACCTGGGCCTGGCTGCGGGACATCGGCGGCACGGCCCCGCGCCGCCCGGACAGGCCGCCGCTGGGCCTCGATCCGGAGGTGGAGGCGAAGGTGCTCGCGACCGCCGGAAATACGACCGGGGGTGTATCTGGCACCACCTCCTGA
- a CDS encoding histidine kinase, producing MNTTTKSDDGGSRTRGTLSAAWRGLALAVVSLPLAVVGFVLSLVSMALIPIGAGAFTTPYVVKGVRAYADRRRRLAAAWGGVRIPSAYRPLPETANPWKLTYALLRDPATWRDLRWLQVDMTAGFVTALLPPVLVLYPLLGLSLAAGLWRVVEEGAGEAYWYGFLPVDDQGAAAGAGVIGAALLLVARRFAVPALDAHFRLTRAVLAPSQAELAERVRVLTRTRRDAVDTSAAELRRIERDLHDGAQARLVAMGMDLGTVETLLDKDPEKAREILAQARRSSAEALSELRDLVRGIHPPVLAERGLGDAVRALALRMPVATEVNVELGTGRADAPVESAAYFAVSEALTNAVKHSGADRIWVDLHHADGCLRISVTDHGRGGAAIGAGSGLAGLERRLGTFDGVLAVSSPAGGPTMVTMEIPCVLS from the coding sequence ATGAACACCACAACGAAGAGCGACGACGGCGGTTCGAGGACGCGGGGGACGCTGTCCGCCGCCTGGCGGGGGTTGGCGCTGGCCGTGGTGTCGCTGCCGCTGGCCGTCGTGGGCTTCGTCCTCTCCCTCGTCTCCATGGCGTTGATCCCGATCGGGGCCGGGGCCTTCACCACGCCCTATGTGGTGAAGGGGGTGCGCGCCTACGCCGACCGGCGGCGGAGGCTCGCCGCCGCGTGGGGCGGGGTGCGCATCCCGTCGGCGTACCGGCCGCTGCCCGAGACCGCCAACCCCTGGAAGCTCACCTACGCGCTGCTGCGGGATCCGGCGACCTGGCGGGATCTGCGCTGGCTGCAGGTGGACATGACGGCGGGGTTCGTGACCGCGCTGCTTCCGCCGGTCCTCGTCCTCTACCCGCTGCTGGGGCTCTCGCTGGCGGCGGGGCTGTGGCGGGTCGTCGAGGAGGGGGCGGGCGAGGCGTACTGGTACGGCTTCCTGCCGGTCGACGACCAGGGCGCCGCGGCCGGCGCCGGCGTCATCGGAGCCGCTCTGCTCCTCGTCGCCCGCCGCTTCGCCGTTCCCGCGCTCGACGCCCACTTCCGGCTCACCCGGGCCGTACTCGCTCCCAGCCAGGCCGAACTGGCGGAACGGGTGCGGGTGTTGACCCGGACCCGACGGGATGCCGTGGACACCTCCGCCGCCGAACTGCGGCGCATCGAACGGGATCTGCACGACGGGGCGCAGGCCCGGCTGGTGGCGATGGGCATGGACCTCGGCACGGTCGAGACGCTGCTCGACAAGGACCCGGAGAAAGCCAGGGAAATCCTCGCGCAGGCCCGCCGGTCCTCCGCCGAGGCGCTCTCCGAACTGCGCGACCTGGTGCGCGGCATCCACCCGCCGGTGCTGGCCGAGCGTGGACTGGGCGACGCCGTAAGGGCGTTGGCGCTGCGGATGCCGGTCGCCACCGAGGTGAACGTCGAGCTCGGCACGGGCCGTGCGGACGCGCCCGTGGAGTCGGCCGCGTACTTCGCGGTGAGCGAGGCGCTGACCAACGCGGTCAAGCACTCCGGCGCCGACCGGATCTGGGTCGACCTGCACCACGCGGACGGCTGTCTGCGGATCTCCGTCACCGACCACGGCAGGGGCGGCGCGGCGATCGGGGCCGGCTCGGGGCTGGCCGGGCTCGAGCGGCGGCTGGGTACATTCGACGGCGTCCTGGCCGTCAGCTCCCCCGCGGGCGGCCCCACCATGGTGACCATGGAGATCCCTTGCGTGTTGTCCTAG
- a CDS encoding response regulator transcription factor has product MRVVLAEDLFLLRDGLVRLLEAYDFEIAAAVESGPELERALAELDPDVAVVDVRLPPTHTDEGLQCALEARRRKPGLPVLVLSQHVEQLYARELLADGSGGVGYLLKDRVFDAEQFVDAVRRVAAGGTAMDPQVIQQLLARRSGDDQGPLARLTPRELEVMEQMAQGRSNAAIAAKLVVTERAVAKHTANIFVKLGLEVSDDDNRRVLAVLAYLDRDR; this is encoded by the coding sequence TTGCGTGTTGTCCTAGCCGAAGACCTCTTCCTGCTGCGGGACGGGCTCGTACGACTCCTCGAGGCCTACGACTTCGAGATCGCCGCCGCCGTCGAGAGCGGGCCCGAGCTGGAGCGGGCGCTCGCCGAGCTGGATCCGGACGTCGCCGTGGTCGACGTACGCCTGCCGCCCACGCACACGGACGAGGGGTTGCAGTGCGCCCTGGAGGCCCGCCGAAGGAAGCCGGGGCTGCCGGTGCTGGTCCTCTCCCAGCACGTGGAGCAGCTGTACGCGCGCGAGCTGCTCGCCGACGGCAGCGGCGGGGTCGGCTATCTGCTGAAGGACCGGGTCTTCGACGCGGAGCAGTTCGTGGACGCCGTACGACGGGTCGCGGCGGGCGGCACGGCGATGGACCCGCAGGTGATCCAGCAGCTGCTGGCCCGGCGCTCGGGCGACGACCAGGGGCCGCTGGCCCGGCTCACGCCCCGGGAGCTGGAGGTGATGGAGCAGATGGCGCAGGGCCGGTCGAACGCGGCGATCGCCGCAAAACTGGTCGTCACCGAGCGGGCCGTCGCCAAGCACACCGCGAATATTTTCGTGAAGCTGGGTTTGGAGGTCTCCGACGACGACAACCGCAGGGTACTGGCGGTGCTGGCCTATCTGGACCGGGACCGGTGA
- a CDS encoding DUF1996 domain-containing protein, with protein MGRNIRKRRSSMANKAIAASAALALGGGGLIWANFYASAHESTSSGQNSTKAATAAAQVTTISCPDVGQKLTNVPEKARQGVATELANLDKQITEAYTRLASTRQAQTNDAGFVQNAIVGPLKEKRAATIDRIRIDIQRVGGQFNTALSSLAACTTQAANANTNAGQAGNGQQNNGQNNNGQNNNGGQQNNGGAAQAGANGQGGNGPTAADFVDITKVQANAQLGVGANGLPANGNTGSKGSFTTKCGTNGNDNHNTDNVIVAPGVTNGAHHLHDYVGNQSNDAFASDQELAAAQTSCQNQGDKSSYFWPVLRVQDGSQDFDQNNDGGGKEGNVGKILQPAQAQLKFVGNKKGAVVAMPTALRIITGDAKAFVNGNANANVNWSCTGFENKVQLETQYPICPQGSQVVRTTNFQSCWDGQNIDSANHRTHVAFAAADGTCANGFKAIPQLQVRLVYNVPTPTIQNGVVKNAYAVDTFPENLHKPITDHNDFINFFSTNLMNKMVNCINTGKKCQ; from the coding sequence ATGGGACGCAACATACGTAAACGCCGCTCGTCGATGGCCAACAAGGCCATAGCCGCATCGGCGGCCCTAGCGCTCGGTGGGGGCGGGCTGATCTGGGCGAACTTCTACGCTTCGGCGCACGAATCGACCAGCTCGGGTCAGAACTCGACCAAGGCCGCCACCGCGGCTGCGCAGGTCACCACCATCTCCTGCCCGGACGTGGGGCAGAAGCTGACGAACGTGCCCGAGAAGGCACGTCAGGGCGTGGCCACCGAGCTGGCGAACCTCGACAAGCAGATCACCGAGGCCTACACCCGCCTCGCCTCGACCCGCCAGGCTCAGACCAACGACGCCGGGTTCGTCCAGAACGCGATCGTCGGCCCTCTCAAGGAGAAGCGCGCCGCCACGATCGACCGAATCCGGATCGACATCCAGCGCGTCGGCGGTCAGTTCAACACGGCGCTGAGTTCTCTCGCGGCCTGCACCACGCAGGCGGCCAATGCCAACACCAACGCCGGCCAGGCGGGCAACGGTCAGCAGAACAACGGCCAGAACAACAATGGCCAGAACAACAACGGCGGCCAGCAGAACAACGGCGGTGCTGCGCAGGCCGGCGCCAACGGCCAGGGCGGCAACGGCCCGACCGCGGCGGACTTCGTGGACATCACCAAGGTCCAGGCCAACGCCCAGCTCGGCGTGGGCGCGAACGGCCTCCCCGCGAACGGCAACACCGGTTCCAAGGGCAGCTTCACCACGAAGTGCGGCACCAACGGCAACGACAACCACAACACGGACAACGTGATCGTGGCCCCCGGTGTCACCAACGGCGCGCACCACCTGCACGACTACGTCGGCAACCAGAGCAACGACGCCTTCGCGAGCGACCAGGAACTGGCGGCGGCCCAGACCAGCTGCCAGAACCAGGGCGACAAGTCCTCGTACTTCTGGCCGGTGCTGCGTGTCCAGGACGGCTCGCAGGACTTCGACCAGAACAACGACGGCGGCGGCAAGGAAGGCAACGTCGGCAAGATCCTCCAGCCCGCCCAGGCGCAGCTGAAGTTCGTCGGCAACAAGAAGGGCGCCGTCGTCGCGATGCCGACCGCCCTGCGCATCATCACCGGTGACGCCAAGGCCTTCGTCAACGGCAACGCCAACGCCAACGTGAACTGGAGCTGCACCGGCTTCGAGAACAAGGTGCAGCTGGAGACCCAGTACCCGATCTGCCCGCAGGGCAGCCAGGTGGTGCGCACGACCAACTTCCAGAGCTGCTGGGACGGTCAGAACATCGACAGCGCCAACCACCGCACGCACGTGGCGTTCGCCGCCGCCGACGGCACCTGCGCCAACGGCTTCAAGGCGATCCCGCAGCTCCAGGTCCGTCTGGTCTACAACGTTCCGACCCCCACCATCCAGAACGGTGTGGTGAAGAACGCCTACGCGGTCGACACCTTCCCGGAGAACCTGCACAAGCCGATCACCGACCACAACGACTTCATCAACTTCTTCTCCACGAACCTGATGAACAAGATGGTCAACTGCATCAACACCGGCAAGAAGTGCCAGTGA
- a CDS encoding tetratricopeptide repeat protein, translating into MNQDWEDRVTAAWATFDDYPEERAAEFRAVIDALVAELPEHSALGPFEQACAWDSTGHSDRAVPLYREALARGLDGYKGRRAKIQLSSSLRNTGRAEEGVKLLTPELDGPSDELDDAVRACLALCLSSLGRDREGLSLVLGALAPHLPRYQRSMANYARALVEPED; encoded by the coding sequence GTGAACCAAGACTGGGAAGATCGCGTGACGGCCGCCTGGGCCACCTTCGACGACTATCCGGAGGAGAGGGCGGCGGAGTTCCGGGCCGTGATCGACGCCCTCGTCGCCGAACTGCCCGAGCACAGCGCGCTGGGCCCCTTCGAGCAGGCCTGCGCCTGGGACTCCACCGGCCACTCGGACCGGGCGGTCCCGCTGTACCGGGAGGCGCTCGCCCGGGGCCTCGACGGCTACAAGGGCCGCCGCGCCAAGATCCAGCTCTCCAGCTCGCTGCGCAACACCGGCCGGGCCGAGGAGGGCGTCAAGCTGCTGACGCCGGAACTGGACGGCCCCTCCGACGAGTTGGACGACGCCGTCCGCGCCTGCCTCGCGCTCTGTCTGTCGAGTCTGGGCCGCGACCGCGAGGGCCTGTCCCTCGTCCTGGGCGCCCTGGCCCCGCATCTGCCCCGCTACCAGCGCTCGATGGCCAACTACGCGCGCGCCCTGGTGGAACCGGAGGACTGA
- a CDS encoding metal-dependent hydrolase, with protein sequence MSNKPGSNKPGSGEPGSAKQGERVPLTARKVSFSWEDTPLHWVPGDPFTTHTVNVLHLLLPAGERWFVHVYRQVLPYIRDERLREDVIGFIGQEAMHSQAHDEVLPHLKEQGLDPTPYTAQVDWLFEKLLGDRTLPPGRARKWWLMERVALIAAIEHYTAFLGDWVLNADALDRRGADPTMLDLLRWHGAEEVEHRSVAFDLFMHVDGGYRRRVRTWATAFATLVFLWQRGARFFMENDPTLVDGRASFRAFYVRGRRGTLPATGALLKSVPRYLSRGYHPSQEGSTEQAVAYLASSPAALAALAAEKGTL encoded by the coding sequence ATGTCTAACAAGCCGGGGTCCAACAAGCCGGGGTCTGGCGAGCCAGGGTCTGCCAAGCAGGGCGAGCGCGTCCCGCTCACAGCGCGGAAGGTGTCCTTCTCCTGGGAGGACACTCCCCTGCACTGGGTGCCGGGAGACCCCTTCACCACGCACACCGTCAACGTGCTGCACCTGCTGCTGCCGGCCGGCGAACGCTGGTTCGTGCACGTCTACCGGCAGGTGCTGCCGTACATACGGGACGAGCGGCTGCGCGAGGACGTCATCGGGTTCATCGGCCAGGAGGCCATGCACTCCCAAGCCCATGACGAGGTACTGCCGCATCTGAAGGAGCAGGGGCTCGACCCGACGCCGTACACCGCGCAGGTCGACTGGCTCTTCGAGAAGCTGCTCGGCGACCGCACCCTCCCGCCGGGGCGGGCCCGGAAGTGGTGGCTGATGGAGCGGGTGGCGCTGATAGCGGCCATCGAGCACTACACCGCGTTCCTCGGCGACTGGGTCCTCAACGCCGACGCCCTGGACCGGCGGGGCGCGGATCCGACCATGCTGGACCTGCTGCGCTGGCACGGCGCGGAGGAGGTGGAGCACCGGTCCGTCGCCTTCGACCTCTTCATGCACGTCGACGGCGGCTACCGGCGGCGGGTGCGCACCTGGGCGACCGCGTTCGCGACCCTGGTGTTCCTGTGGCAGCGCGGGGCGCGCTTCTTCATGGAGAACGACCCGACGCTCGTCGACGGCCGCGCCTCCTTCCGGGCCTTCTACGTCCGCGGCAGACGCGGCACGCTGCCCGCCACCGGCGCTCTGCTGAAGTCCGTTCCCCGCTATCTGAGCCGCGGTTACCACCCCTCGCAGGAGGGCTCCACCGAGCAGGCCGTCGCCTATCTCGCCTCCTCCCCCGCCGCGCTGGCCGCGCTCGCCGCGGAGAAGGGCACGCTCTGA